In Oscillatoria acuminata PCC 6304, a single window of DNA contains:
- the modB gene encoding molybdate ABC transporter permease subunit → MIWQPLFLSLQVIGVASLAILAVGLGLGIFLARTRFPGQLLVSTVLNLPLVLPPSVVGYGLLLILGRGSLIQDVFGINLLFTWQAAAVASTVVALPLMVESTRVAIASVDPELEAAARTLGASELEVLWLISLPLAYRGVLAGFGLSIARGLGEFGATLMVAGSIPGRTQTLPLAIYDAVQMQDYQRANQMVLMMTVIAFTLLWGVRLLENAQENQ, encoded by the coding sequence ATGATTTGGCAACCCTTATTTTTGTCGTTACAAGTGATAGGAGTTGCCAGCCTAGCCATCTTAGCTGTAGGGTTAGGGTTAGGCATTTTCTTGGCAAGAACCCGTTTCCCAGGACAACTATTGGTTTCGACGGTGTTAAATTTACCTTTGGTCCTGCCTCCGAGTGTGGTGGGTTATGGATTATTGCTGATATTAGGGCGAGGCAGTCTGATTCAGGACGTATTTGGAATTAATCTATTATTTACTTGGCAAGCTGCCGCAGTCGCCTCGACGGTAGTCGCACTCCCGTTAATGGTGGAATCCACAAGGGTGGCGATCGCCAGCGTTGACCCTGAACTAGAAGCTGCCGCCCGCACTTTAGGCGCATCTGAACTGGAAGTTTTATGGCTGATTAGTTTACCCTTAGCCTATCGTGGAGTATTAGCCGGGTTTGGTTTAAGTATCGCCCGGGGGTTAGGCGAATTTGGGGCAACTCTGATGGTAGCAGGCAGTATTCCCGGGCGCACCCAAACGTTACCTCTGGCTATTTATGATGCGGTCCAAATGCAGGATTATCAACGCGCCAATCAAATGGTGCTGATGATGACTGTCATCGCCTTTACGTTGTTGTGGGGAGTTAGATTGTTGGAAAATGCTCAGGAAAACCAATGA
- a CDS encoding ATP-binding protein — protein MKIQFNKISLLGTGRDFHLQPGLNIITGSITTGKTTLIKCFRGVLGSTLKNFSREARKHITHLTGEILIENDVYEIIRPFVTTKNALVSIAGENEAERLPVLVGSSDQQTYGTWLLKKLDLPILQVLTAPTQESSSNTSPLSINDYMMYCYLSQDEIDGSVFGHTYPAKNIKRKYVFEVIYGKYDVEIAQLNIERSKKLNEIHRLKNYTKTIEEFLEGTPFDNKAQIDYDLNNIIQRLESVSSNSETLGQQIRHYANTDELRQNLLKIEQKLTNLNRERQNEQYSLEQKERLINQLRTQSIRLTKAIVAGQYLLDFDFFSCPRCGSSIQPSRSQSPIDQCYLCLQKPEPQVTQNDLIKEQKRLGDQITETLELVTSHSNKIANIEQAIRDSNKHREILVSEIDHRSRRYVSEQAERIALFEQQRTHLQEQKQRLEEYLELYNRQEQVISSIQQLEYDLEKINIDIALANNQISNFENYLNFLDNTYNEILQEFHVPSFSDPGPSIIDRETYLPRFEGRRFNELESQGLKVMVNIAHIIAHQITSLHFNLKLPNILIIDGLSGNMGYEGLDLERIEAIYNYIIKFSNLYQNRLQIIISDNTIPKVAEEYVLAEFNEDNKLIPL, from the coding sequence ATGAAAATTCAATTTAATAAAATTTCTTTGTTGGGTACTGGGCGTGATTTTCATCTCCAACCTGGATTAAACATTATTACTGGTTCAATTACAACTGGCAAAACAACTCTCATAAAATGCTTTCGAGGTGTTTTGGGTTCTACGTTAAAAAATTTTTCAAGAGAAGCACGTAAACATATCACCCATCTAACGGGAGAAATCCTCATTGAAAATGATGTATATGAAATTATCAGACCTTTTGTTACAACAAAGAATGCCTTAGTTTCTATCGCTGGAGAAAATGAGGCGGAACGTTTGCCAGTTTTGGTTGGTAGCTCTGATCAACAAACTTATGGGACTTGGTTGCTCAAGAAGCTCGATTTACCAATTTTACAAGTTTTGACAGCCCCAACTCAAGAAAGTAGTAGCAATACATCACCTTTGTCTATTAATGATTATATGATGTACTGCTATCTTTCCCAAGATGAAATTGATGGAAGTGTTTTTGGACATACTTACCCTGCAAAAAATATTAAGCGCAAGTATGTCTTTGAAGTCATTTATGGCAAATATGATGTTGAAATAGCTCAACTAAATATAGAGCGCAGCAAAAAACTTAATGAAATCCACCGCTTAAAAAATTATACTAAAACAATTGAAGAATTTCTTGAGGGAACACCATTTGATAACAAAGCACAAATTGATTATGATCTTAACAATATAATTCAACGTCTAGAATCAGTATCTTCAAATTCGGAAACTTTAGGACAACAGATTAGGCATTATGCTAATACGGATGAGTTGCGACAAAACTTATTGAAAATAGAGCAAAAACTAACTAATTTAAATCGAGAGCGTCAAAATGAACAATATAGTCTTGAACAAAAAGAACGTCTAATTAATCAATTACGAACGCAAAGCATTCGTCTTACTAAAGCTATTGTTGCAGGACAATACTTGCTAGATTTTGACTTTTTCTCTTGCCCACGTTGTGGATCTTCTATTCAGCCTTCTCGATCTCAATCTCCAATTGATCAATGCTATCTATGTTTACAAAAACCCGAACCTCAAGTTACTCAAAATGATTTAATTAAAGAACAAAAGCGTTTGGGGGATCAAATTACTGAAACTTTGGAATTAGTAACTTCTCATAGCAACAAGATTGCAAATATTGAGCAAGCAATTAGAGACTCTAATAAACATCGTGAAATTTTAGTTTCTGAAATAGATCATCGGAGTCGTCGCTATGTTTCAGAACAGGCAGAACGCATTGCACTATTTGAACAACAACGTACTCACCTGCAAGAGCAAAAACAACGTTTAGAAGAATATCTTGAATTATATAATCGCCAAGAGCAAGTTATTTCCAGTATTCAACAACTCGAATATGACCTTGAAAAAATAAACATAGATATTGCCTTAGCAAACAACCAAATTTCCAATTTTGAAAATTATTTAAATTTTTTAGATAATACTTATAACGAAATTCTTCAAGAATTTCACGTTCCTTCTTTCTCCGATCCAGGACCATCAATTATTGATCGTGAAACATATTTACCGCGCTTTGAGGGAAGGCGTTTTAATGAATTAGAATCCCAAGGTCTTAAGGTAATGGTTAATATTGCTCATATTATTGCACATCAAATAACGAGTCTTCATTTTAATTTAAAACTACCCAATATTTTAATAATTGATGGCCTATCGGGCAATATGGGCTATGAAGGATTAGATCTTGAACGTATTGAAGCTATTTATAATTATATTATAAAATTTAGCAACCTATATCAAAATCGTTTACAAATAATTATATCAGATAATACTATTCCAAAAGTGGCTGAGGAATATGTATTGGCAGAATTTAACGAAGACAATAAACTTATTCCTTTGTAA
- a CDS encoding YbaB/EbfC family nucleoid-associated protein, protein MAGKGQGGFGFGLGKMKELTEAFKKAQQVQEGAKKLQEELDELEVIGEAGGGLVKVVLSGNQEPRRVEISPDALGEGAEVVSELVAVAMTDAYNKSTATMRERMEELTGGLNLPGL, encoded by the coding sequence ATGGCAGGAAAAGGACAGGGAGGATTTGGTTTCGGTCTCGGCAAAATGAAAGAGCTGACTGAAGCCTTCAAAAAAGCTCAACAAGTACAAGAAGGTGCTAAAAAACTTCAAGAAGAATTAGATGAACTCGAAGTCATCGGAGAAGCCGGTGGCGGTTTGGTTAAAGTCGTTTTAAGCGGCAACCAAGAACCCCGTCGGGTCGAAATTTCCCCCGATGCTCTGGGGGAAGGAGCCGAAGTGGTTTCCGAACTGGTTGCCGTTGCGATGACAGATGCATATAATAAATCCACCGCAACCATGCGCGAACGGATGGAAGAATTAACAGGTGGGCTCAATCTGCCCGGTCTGTAA
- the modA gene encoding molybdate ABC transporter substrate-binding protein produces MVYALLTLLVACGISTGTQPPDSSSAPVTLTVSAAASLNQVLPAIAKLWEQETGNRVMINLGSTGQLAQQIERGAPVDLFVAADTKSIEDLETKALVFSETKTLYGVGRITLWQREDSSFPIKDLQDLTRSEIERIAIANPDHAPYGIAAKQALQSIGIWDEIQPKLVLGENIRQTQQYAETGNVDVAIVALSLSLNRPGQWLLISEDLHQPIEQMLVVPKTAQHPEIAEQFALFINSPKSRPFMQKHGFILPEEDSLK; encoded by the coding sequence ATGGTTTATGCCCTACTCACGCTGCTGGTCGCTTGTGGGATATCTACGGGGACCCAGCCGCCTGACTCCTCCTCTGCCCCTGTGACCCTCACGGTTTCCGCAGCGGCCAGTTTGAATCAAGTCTTGCCTGCGATCGCCAAACTCTGGGAACAGGAAACGGGGAATAGAGTGATGATTAACTTGGGTTCCACAGGGCAACTTGCACAACAAATTGAGAGAGGTGCGCCTGTTGATTTATTTGTGGCAGCGGATACAAAATCTATTGAAGATTTAGAGACAAAAGCGCTGGTTTTCTCGGAGACAAAAACATTGTACGGGGTGGGACGAATTACCCTGTGGCAGCGGGAAGATAGCTCCTTTCCTATAAAAGACCTCCAGGACTTAACCCGCTCAGAAATTGAACGAATTGCTATTGCAAATCCAGACCACGCCCCCTACGGGATTGCGGCCAAACAAGCCTTGCAATCTATCGGGATTTGGGATGAAATTCAGCCCAAGTTAGTCTTAGGGGAAAACATCAGGCAAACTCAGCAATATGCAGAAACTGGTAATGTGGATGTGGCGATCGTTGCCTTATCCCTCAGCTTGAATCGTCCGGGTCAATGGCTCTTAATTTCCGAAGATTTACATCAACCCATTGAGCAGATGTTAGTTGTCCCAAAGACTGCCCAGCATCCTGAGATTGCCGAGCAATTTGCTCTATTTATTAACAGCCCTAAAAGTAGACCTTTTATGCAGAAACATGGCTTTATTTTGCCAGAAGAGGACTCTTTAAAATGA
- the murC gene encoding UDP-N-acetylmuramate--L-alanine ligase, producing the protein MHNSIDLSGKPFHFIGIGGIGMSALAYILAKRQVPVFGSDIRSSHITQRLQENGAQIFWRQDASNLDFYRQKSASTDEAAVLSSANGEGSGGLPAIAPKPVRLAANGISSPVDLPQVICSTAIDGTNSEYQAALDLGCPIFHRSDLLAALISEYQSIAVAGTHGKTTTSSMLAYVLLKAGLDPTIVVGGEVKAWEGNARLGEGPYLVAEADESDGSLAKLSAKIGVVTNIELDHPDHYQSLDQVIEIFDTFKERCTDLVGCIDCPTVRDRIQPGISYSLNLDSGADYTVDCIAYRADGTTARVWEKGQILGQLSISLLGAHNLSNALAVVAVGRLVGLDFATIAREIATFEGACRRFETRGNYNDIQFVDDYAHHPSEIRATLHAASLQTKGLRSRATRVVAVFQPHRYSRTRAFLAEFAESFSDADLVVVTDIYSAGEANEFQLSGQQVADEIAAHHPRVHYSPSMSEVSEFLGETLLPGDLAIFLGAGNLNQIIPEVMAFHQQVEQTALAEARHRA; encoded by the coding sequence ATGCACAATTCTATCGATCTAAGTGGCAAACCCTTTCATTTCATCGGAATCGGTGGAATCGGAATGTCAGCGCTTGCCTACATTTTAGCGAAGCGGCAGGTCCCGGTATTTGGATCCGATATTCGGTCTAGCCATATCACTCAGCGCTTACAAGAAAATGGAGCGCAAATTTTTTGGCGTCAAGATGCCAGCAACCTGGATTTTTACCGACAAAAGAGCGCCTCAACCGATGAAGCGGCAGTTTTGAGTTCAGCAAACGGGGAGGGGTCTGGCGGTTTACCTGCGATCGCACCGAAACCTGTAAGATTAGCCGCCAACGGCATCTCCTCCCCCGTTGATTTGCCGCAAGTGATTTGCTCAACGGCGATCGATGGCACCAATAGCGAATATCAAGCCGCTTTAGACCTCGGCTGTCCCATCTTTCACCGTTCCGACTTACTGGCTGCTTTAATATCCGAATATCAAAGCATTGCCGTCGCCGGAACCCACGGGAAGACCACAACGAGTTCAATGCTGGCTTATGTGCTGTTAAAGGCCGGGTTGGACCCCACGATTGTGGTCGGGGGAGAAGTCAAAGCCTGGGAAGGCAACGCTCGTCTGGGAGAAGGCCCCTATCTAGTGGCAGAAGCGGACGAATCCGATGGGTCTCTTGCCAAACTCTCGGCAAAAATTGGGGTGGTAACCAACATCGAACTGGACCATCCGGACCATTACCAGAGCTTGGATCAAGTCATTGAGATTTTTGACACCTTTAAAGAGCGCTGCACTGATTTAGTCGGATGCATTGATTGCCCAACCGTGCGCGATCGCATTCAACCGGGCATCTCCTACAGCCTCAACCTCGATTCCGGTGCCGACTACACCGTAGACTGTATCGCCTATAGAGCCGACGGCACTACCGCGAGGGTTTGGGAGAAAGGTCAAATTCTCGGTCAACTGTCCATTTCCCTCCTCGGTGCCCACAACCTGAGTAACGCTCTAGCCGTCGTTGCCGTCGGACGCTTGGTCGGTTTAGACTTCGCCACCATTGCCCGGGAAATTGCGACATTTGAGGGCGCTTGCCGCCGGTTTGAAACCCGAGGCAACTACAATGACATCCAATTTGTAGATGACTATGCCCATCACCCCAGTGAAATTCGGGCCACCCTCCATGCGGCTAGTCTGCAAACCAAAGGATTGCGTTCTCGTGCCACTCGGGTTGTCGCCGTATTTCAACCCCATCGATACAGCCGAACTCGGGCATTTTTAGCTGAGTTTGCTGAATCATTTAGTGATGCTGATTTAGTTGTGGTAACCGACATTTACAGTGCCGGGGAAGCCAATGAATTTCAACTGAGCGGACAACAAGTCGCCGACGAGATCGCCGCTCATCATCCTCGGGTGCATTACAGTCCTTCTATGTCTGAAGTGAGCGAGTTTCTTGGCGAAACCTTGCTCCCTGGAGACCTCGCCATATTTCTGGGGGCTGGTAATTTGAATCAGATCATTCCGGAAGTCATGGCATTTCATCAACAGGTCGAGCAAACGGCTCTGGCGGAAGCACGCCATCGAGCCTGA
- the murB gene encoding UDP-N-acetylmuramate dehydrogenase has protein sequence MTLSSDTVRILSPSVVKQPAKNPHLTPVNGDRDRSQSIYLAGTACQIKSNVSLSTFTSFRVGGPAEWYVAPKQIEEVQACLEWAKAEGLPVTFLGAGSNLLVSDRGIPGLAISTRHLRYSRFNPETGQVTVAAGQSLPRLAWQAAQLGWEGLEWAVGIPGTVGGAVVMNAGAHGSCASEILVNTQVVSRRGSISTLTPEELEYSYRTSVLQGGDRLVTEATFQLKPGADPARVQATTSEQLEHRKSTQPYHLPSCGSVFRNPDGSRGAGWLIEQAGLKGYQIGSAQVAERHANFIVNCGGAKASDIFQLIRYVQSRVEEHWAVLLEPEVRTIGEFQAL, from the coding sequence ATGACTCTTTCCTCCGATACTGTACGCATCCTCAGCCCATCCGTGGTTAAGCAACCGGCCAAGAATCCACATCTGACTCCCGTAAACGGGGATCGGGATCGCTCCCAGTCTATTTATTTAGCCGGAACCGCTTGTCAGATTAAGTCCAATGTTTCCTTATCAACCTTTACCTCCTTTCGAGTAGGGGGTCCTGCTGAATGGTACGTTGCACCTAAACAGATAGAAGAGGTCCAAGCCTGTTTAGAATGGGCCAAGGCTGAAGGATTACCCGTCACCTTCTTGGGTGCGGGTTCTAATCTCTTAGTTAGCGATCGCGGCATTCCCGGTTTGGCGATTTCTACACGCCATCTGCGCTATAGCCGCTTTAATCCGGAAACAGGTCAAGTCACTGTTGCAGCCGGTCAGTCCCTGCCTCGTCTGGCTTGGCAAGCGGCTCAATTAGGATGGGAAGGACTGGAGTGGGCCGTGGGGATTCCCGGTACCGTCGGGGGAGCTGTCGTGATGAATGCCGGTGCTCACGGCAGTTGTGCCTCTGAGATTTTAGTGAATACTCAGGTGGTGTCCCGCCGGGGAAGCATCTCCACCCTGACTCCGGAAGAGTTGGAGTATAGCTATCGCACCTCGGTCCTCCAAGGGGGCGATCGCCTAGTCACCGAGGCCACTTTTCAACTCAAACCGGGTGCAGACCCCGCTCGGGTCCAAGCCACCACCTCTGAACAACTCGAACATCGCAAATCTACCCAACCCTACCACCTGCCCAGTTGTGGCAGTGTCTTCCGCAATCCTGACGGATCCCGAGGGGCCGGATGGTTAATTGAGCAAGCCGGACTTAAAGGATATCAGATTGGTAGTGCTCAGGTTGCCGAACGTCATGCCAACTTTATTGTGAATTGTGGCGGCGCAAAAGCCAGCGATATTTTCCAGTTGATTCGATATGTTCAATCGCGAGTCGAGGAACATTGGGCTGTACTTTTAGAGCCAGAAGTTCGCACGATTGGGGAGTTTCAAGCCCTGTAA
- the fghA gene encoding S-formylglutathione hydrolase gives MTLTLTQQNRSFGGTTQFYQHSSQCCNAPMRFSVYIPPQAAQQPVPILYWLSGLTCTEENFISKAGAQRLAAQYGLLLVAPDTSPRNLGLPGEEDRWDFGSGASFYVDATELPWNKHYQMYRYVTEELPVLIEENFPVDPTRQSIFGHSMGGHGALICALRHPSRYQSVSAFAPITAPMSCPWGETAFRGYLGENRQTWAAYDASELVKTSAWQRPILIDQGDADSFLAQGQLLPQRFETACQQAGIDLRLRMQPGYDHSYYFIASFIDDHLRHHAEALGCL, from the coding sequence ATGACCCTTACCCTAACTCAGCAAAATCGTTCCTTTGGTGGAACCACCCAGTTTTATCAGCATTCCTCTCAATGCTGCAACGCTCCAATGCGCTTCTCAGTTTATATTCCTCCCCAAGCGGCCCAGCAGCCGGTTCCCATTCTGTATTGGCTATCGGGGTTAACTTGTACGGAGGAGAACTTTATCAGTAAGGCGGGGGCGCAACGTCTGGCCGCCCAATATGGCTTGCTATTGGTCGCCCCGGATACCAGTCCCCGCAATCTGGGACTGCCGGGAGAAGAGGACCGCTGGGATTTCGGGAGTGGGGCCAGCTTTTATGTAGATGCGACAGAATTGCCCTGGAATAAGCACTATCAGATGTACCGCTATGTCACCGAGGAACTTCCCGTCCTAATTGAGGAGAATTTCCCAGTAGATCCGACTCGTCAGAGTATTTTCGGTCATTCGATGGGGGGACATGGGGCGCTCATCTGTGCATTACGCCATCCCTCCCGTTATCAGTCTGTTTCCGCCTTCGCCCCCATTACAGCCCCCATGTCTTGTCCTTGGGGGGAAACAGCATTTCGCGGTTATTTGGGGGAGAATCGTCAAACTTGGGCTGCCTATGATGCGAGTGAGTTGGTGAAGACTTCGGCTTGGCAGCGTCCGATTTTGATTGACCAAGGGGACGCGGATTCGTTTTTGGCCCAAGGTCAGTTATTACCGCAACGGTTTGAGACAGCTTGTCAGCAGGCGGGGATTGACCTGCGGTTGCGGATGCAACCCGGGTACGATCATAGTTACTACTTTATTGCCAGTTTCATCGATGACCATCTACGCCATCATGCGGAGGCGTTAGGTTGTCTTTAA
- a CDS encoding S-(hydroxymethyl)glutathione dehydrogenase/class III alcohol dehydrogenase: protein MDVQAAVAWQADKPLSLETVQLDGPKAGEVMVEIKATGVCHTDAYTLSGADPEGLFPAILGHEGAGVVVEVGDEVKTLKVGDRVIPLYTPECRQCKYCLSNKTNLCQAIRTTQGKGVMPDGTSRFSLNGEKIHHYMGTSTFANFTVLPEIAVAKIRDDAPLDKVCLIGCGVTTGIGAVINTAKVEPGSNVVVFGLGGIGLNVIQGARLVGANQIIGIDLNPAKRDLAEKFGMTHFINPNEVEDVVAAIIDLTDGGADYSFECIGNVNVMRQALECCHKGWGESVIIGVAGAGQEISTRPFQLVTGRVWRGSAFGGARGRRDVPKIVDWYMDGKIDIDSLVSHVIPVNRINEAFDLMHAGEGIRTVVTFPES, encoded by the coding sequence ATGGACGTACAAGCCGCCGTTGCTTGGCAAGCCGATAAACCTTTAAGTTTAGAAACCGTACAACTTGATGGTCCCAAAGCCGGAGAAGTTATGGTGGAAATCAAAGCGACCGGCGTTTGTCATACCGATGCCTATACTCTATCTGGAGCAGACCCAGAGGGACTGTTTCCGGCTATCTTGGGCCATGAAGGGGCGGGAGTTGTGGTGGAAGTTGGCGATGAAGTCAAAACTCTTAAAGTAGGCGATCGCGTCATTCCCCTCTATACCCCGGAATGTCGTCAATGCAAATACTGTCTCAGCAACAAAACCAACCTCTGTCAAGCAATCAGAACCACCCAAGGCAAAGGAGTCATGCCAGACGGCACCAGCCGTTTCTCCCTCAACGGTGAAAAAATCCATCACTACATGGGAACCTCCACCTTTGCTAACTTCACCGTTCTGCCAGAAATCGCCGTCGCCAAAATCCGGGACGACGCCCCGTTAGATAAAGTCTGTCTGATTGGTTGTGGAGTCACAACCGGCATCGGCGCAGTCATCAACACCGCCAAAGTCGAACCGGGCTCAAATGTCGTCGTCTTTGGGTTAGGAGGAATTGGACTAAACGTCATCCAAGGAGCGCGGTTAGTGGGAGCCAATCAAATTATTGGCATTGACCTCAATCCCGCCAAACGGGACCTCGCTGAAAAATTTGGCATGACTCATTTCATCAACCCCAACGAGGTAGAGGATGTTGTTGCAGCCATCATCGACCTTACCGATGGCGGTGCCGACTATAGCTTTGAATGTATCGGCAACGTCAACGTGATGCGTCAGGCCCTCGAATGCTGCCATAAAGGCTGGGGCGAATCGGTAATCATTGGCGTTGCAGGAGCGGGCCAAGAAATTAGTACCCGTCCCTTCCAACTCGTCACGGGGCGGGTTTGGCGAGGAAGCGCTTTTGGTGGAGCCAGAGGTCGCCGGGATGTACCTAAAATCGTCGATTGGTACATGGATGGTAAAATCGACATCGATAGTCTGGTCTCCCATGTTATCCCCGTCAATCGTATCAACGAAGCTTTTGACCTGATGCACGCCGGGGAAGGCATTCGCACCGTTGTCACATTCCCCGAATCATGA
- a CDS encoding substrate-binding domain-containing protein, whose protein sequence is MKPDANLCNSLKQIRQRLGLSQQDLAAVAGVSRQTISGVESGQYSPSTTIALRLAKALGCPVEKLFWLEQERTEMTAMPAQNMPIGQRLRVSLVSVDRRWIAHPLIGQNAFRLEMIPADGEGIRASNSATMAVQGFNEPQRLQQKVAIAGCSPALSLWARTAEHWHPDLRVHCLFKNSTEALQQLCRREIHIAGMHLYDPETKAHNVSFVTAALKQMTPDSGKNRAVVLINLGIWEEGLLVRSDNPFNLKTVADLAQPEITIVNREVGAGSRQVLERALQAQNIPFAAIQGFDQMVPGHLEVAVAVASGKVAAGVSTASVAAAFGLGFIPLHQARYDLVVFKTDLEETAVQQLLTTLGHQSVRSQLQGLGGYDTRQTGEAIATVEFP, encoded by the coding sequence ATGAAACCCGATGCTAATCTTTGCAATAGTTTAAAACAAATTCGACAGCGCTTGGGCCTGAGTCAACAAGATTTGGCAGCAGTCGCAGGAGTCTCTCGTCAGACCATTAGTGGGGTTGAATCCGGACAATATTCACCCTCCACCACCATCGCCCTGAGACTGGCAAAAGCCCTCGGCTGCCCAGTCGAAAAGTTATTTTGGTTAGAACAGGAACGGACAGAAATGACGGCCATGCCGGCTCAAAATATGCCCATTGGTCAACGGTTAAGAGTGAGTTTGGTGTCAGTCGATCGCCGCTGGATTGCCCATCCTTTAATCGGTCAAAATGCCTTTCGCCTGGAGATGATTCCAGCGGATGGGGAAGGGATACGGGCATCGAACTCGGCAACAATGGCGGTTCAGGGATTCAATGAACCCCAACGATTGCAACAGAAGGTGGCGATCGCCGGATGCTCTCCCGCACTTTCTCTCTGGGCGAGGACCGCAGAACATTGGCATCCAGACTTACGGGTACATTGTTTATTTAAAAATAGTACGGAAGCGCTACAGCAGCTTTGTCGCCGAGAGATTCACATCGCCGGAATGCATCTATATGATCCGGAAACAAAGGCACATAATGTATCGTTTGTGACAGCAGCCCTCAAGCAGATGACACCGGATTCGGGGAAGAATCGGGCGGTGGTGTTAATTAATTTAGGAATTTGGGAGGAGGGATTGCTGGTTCGGTCCGATAATCCCTTTAATTTAAAAACAGTTGCAGATTTGGCTCAACCTGAAATTACGATTGTCAATCGGGAAGTAGGTGCAGGGAGTCGGCAAGTGTTGGAGAGAGCACTTCAAGCACAAAATATTCCCTTTGCCGCAATTCAGGGATTTGACCAAATGGTTCCAGGACATTTAGAGGTTGCAGTCGCTGTGGCATCGGGAAAAGTCGCCGCTGGGGTCAGTACCGCCTCCGTCGCTGCTGCTTTTGGGTTGGGGTTTATTCCCCTGCATCAGGCTCGCTATGATTTAGTGGTGTTCAAGACAGATTTAGAAGAGACAGCGGTGCAACAATTGCTCACTACCTTGGGACATCAGTCGGTGCGGTCTCAACTGCAAGGGTTAGGGGGATACGATACTCGTCAAACTGGGGAGGCGATCGCCACGGTTGAGTTCCCTTAA
- a CDS encoding low molecular weight protein-tyrosine-phosphatase produces MPYKLLFVCLGNICRSPAAENIMNHQIADRNLQGQIICDSAGTSAYHVGSPPDRRMVAAAKQQGLSFIGEARRFHAADFQKFDLILAMDRENYADIISLDPQGEYRQKVRMMCDFCRDRPEKEVPDPYYGGPDGFNNVIDLLTDACEGLLDYVVEQQNVKVTP; encoded by the coding sequence ATGCCCTATAAACTCTTATTTGTCTGCCTCGGGAATATCTGCCGCTCACCGGCTGCCGAAAATATTATGAACCACCAAATCGCAGACAGAAATCTCCAGGGTCAAATTATTTGTGACTCTGCTGGGACTTCGGCTTATCATGTGGGGAGTCCCCCCGATCGCCGCATGGTTGCCGCAGCCAAACAACAGGGACTTTCATTTATTGGCGAAGCGCGCCGCTTTCATGCTGCCGATTTTCAGAAATTTGACCTGATTTTAGCAATGGATCGGGAAAACTACGCCGATATCATCTCCCTTGACCCCCAGGGTGAATATCGCCAAAAAGTCCGCATGATGTGTGATTTCTGTCGCGATCGACCCGAGAAAGAAGTTCCCGACCCCTATTATGGCGGTCCCGATGGATTTAACAATGTCATCGATTTGCTCACCGATGCCTGTGAAGGACTTCTGGATTATGTCGTTGAGCAGCAAAATGTCAAGGTGACTCCCTAA